From the Lolium rigidum isolate FL_2022 chromosome 2, APGP_CSIRO_Lrig_0.1, whole genome shotgun sequence genome, one window contains:
- the LOC124685912 gene encoding 2-oxoglutarate-dependent dioxygenase DAO-like, with the protein MTEIPMIDLRLASPEEAARLRDAARRLGCFRVTGHGVPRALQGDMKAAVRALFDLPDDAKRRNADVISGSGYVAPSETNPLYEAFGLYDAASTAAVDAFCASLDAPPHISETIRRYAEKTHELLMDVAAKLAASLGLEEADRSFQDWPCQFRINRYNYTPDAVGKAGVQVHTDSGFLTVLHEDDCVGGLEVADPDTGEFAPVDPLPGTFLVNLGDVATAWSNGELHNVRHRVQCVAAVPRVSIALFLLAPKDDVVRAPVAFVTAGRHRRFRTFGYDDYRRLRQSTGEHAGEALARLAA; encoded by the exons ATGACGGAGATCCCGATGATCGACCTGCGGCTGGCGTCGCCGGAGGAGGCCGCGCGGCTGCGGGACGCGGCCCGGCGCCTGGGCTGCTTCCGGGTGACCGGCCACGGCGTGCCGCGCGCGCTCCAGGGCGACATGAAGGCCGCCGTGCGCGCCCTCTTCGACCTCCCCGACGACGCCAAGCGCCGCAACGCCGACGTCATCTCCGGCAGCGGCTACGTCGCGCCCAGCGAGACCAACCCGCTGTACGAGGCGTTCGGGCTCTACGACGccgcgtccaccgccgccgtcgacgcctTCTGCGCTTCCCTCGACGCGCCACCGCACATCAG TGAGACCATTAGGAGGTACGCCGAGAAGACGCACGAGCTGCTCATGGACGTCGCGGCGAAGCTGGCCGCGAGCCTGGGCCTGGAGGAGGCGGACCGCTCGTTCCAGGACTGGCCGTGCCAGTTCCGCATCAACAGGTACAACTACACGCCGGACGCCGTGGGGAAGGCCGGCGTGCAGGTCCACACGGACTCGGGCTTCCTCACCGTGCTCCACGAGGACGACTGCGTCGGCGGCCTCGAGGTGGCCGACCCGGACACCGGCGAGTTCGCGCCCGTGGATCCCCTCCCGGGCACCTTCCTCGTCAACCTCGGAGACGTCGCCACG GCGTGGAGCAACGGGGAGCTCCACAACGTGAGGCACCGCGTGCAGTGCGTGGCGGCGGTGCCGCGCGTTTCCATCGCGCTCTTCTTGCTGGCGCCCAAGGACGACGTGGTGCGCGCGCCGGTCGCGTTCGTCACCGCCGGGCGGCACCGCCGGTTCAGGACTTTCGGCTACGACGACTACCGCCGGCTTCGGCAGTCCACAGGGGAGCATGCTGGCGAGGCCCTGGCGCGGTTGGCCGCGTGA